In a single window of the Saccharothrix australiensis genome:
- a CDS encoding S8 family peptidase: MLVAGATAGTALGAEDRLAPSVAAARGLDAGALQPKVGKRLSAAQGKVTAFVELEAKPAVDAYAEQTGRGATKQQAKAAAKATRDETAKVVDAVVGDLKGKDSATAEVYRTANGVPGVVVTADAAKVRELAGRGDVKSVRTVVPKSRQNSSAVQLTNTLKAWQQYGRLGEDTRVGIIDTGIDYTHADFGGPGTVEAFRAIDETKVDPSYFPTAKVVGGYDFVGNAYDGASADPAVNTPKPDPNPIDCNGHGSHVAGTSAGFGVNADGSTFKGDYTKLTPDALDAMRIGPGTAPKALLYALKVFGCDGSTNVTAQALDWSLDPDGDGDFSDHLDVVNLSLGSDYGAPDDPDSLFVRKLNASGVVTVFSAGNGGDLYDIGGSPGSTPEALTVASTRDAYVLRDAAEVTAPADAAGRKPGQYSQSYDYEGKSVTGRVVPLGDPANKDGCLPLSAADQAAVRGNIAWLEWDDNDASRRCGSVARANNVTAAGAAGAVFSSTLEHFGAGISGNAAIPVIQLTGGATAALRPALAAGTLAVRLAGDLRTVFPTRDQSIADTPSTFTSRGVRGPVVKPDVAAPGDTIASASVGSGNKTSVLSGTSMAAPHTTGIAALVRQAHPDWTPEEVKAAIMNSASADVKAGGKTYAPNRVGSGRIDGKAALDNQVLAYVQDDPGAVSASFGVVEVARPVAVAKTIKVVNKSTKWVDYAVDYQALTEIPGVRYELSQSTVRLSPRGVAKVKVTLRIDNPAALRKTVDPTVEPLHLGTPRQFLADASGRVVLTPRNGSTVALRVPVYSAPKPVADITTPDRVTFRGDAAQSVLNLTGRGVNQGAYRSLVSVLELQKSSPKLRECRRNVTTDCTLNDTAKGGDLRYVGVTSTAPLAKAQGEPQSALLAFGIATWGNWYSLGKNTIPFVDIDTTGDGKPDFEVYANKLTDTDLLVATTVNLATGATVDVQAVNGQFGDVDTNVSDTNVVVLPVLLTALGIDPAGDTARISYTTGVSGFYVAPGATNGLIDAIDAPSSFDPLKPGLWVQGGGDAALSYVARPGTALVVNRDAAAQAADGADSLLVLHHHNATGDRADVVKVKANRGGRSGD, translated from the coding sequence ATGCTCGTCGCGGGCGCCACCGCGGGCACCGCGCTGGGCGCGGAAGACCGGTTGGCGCCGTCCGTCGCCGCCGCGCGCGGGCTGGACGCGGGCGCGTTGCAGCCCAAGGTGGGCAAGCGGCTGTCCGCCGCGCAGGGCAAGGTCACCGCGTTCGTGGAGCTGGAGGCCAAGCCGGCCGTCGACGCCTACGCCGAGCAGACCGGCCGGGGCGCGACCAAGCAGCAGGCCAAGGCCGCCGCGAAGGCCACCAGGGACGAGACCGCCAAGGTCGTCGACGCCGTGGTGGGCGACCTGAAGGGCAAGGACTCCGCGACCGCGGAGGTGTATCGCACCGCCAACGGCGTGCCCGGCGTGGTCGTCACGGCCGACGCCGCGAAGGTGCGGGAACTGGCCGGGCGCGGCGACGTCAAGTCGGTGCGGACGGTCGTGCCGAAGTCGCGGCAGAACTCGTCCGCCGTGCAGCTGACCAACACGCTCAAGGCGTGGCAGCAGTACGGCAGGCTCGGCGAGGACACCCGCGTCGGCATCATCGACACCGGCATCGACTACACGCACGCCGACTTCGGCGGACCGGGCACGGTCGAGGCGTTCCGGGCGATCGACGAGACCAAGGTCGACCCCTCCTACTTCCCGACCGCCAAGGTCGTCGGCGGCTACGACTTCGTGGGCAACGCCTACGACGGCGCGAGCGCCGACCCGGCGGTCAACACCCCCAAGCCCGACCCGAACCCGATCGACTGCAACGGCCACGGCTCGCACGTCGCCGGCACCTCGGCGGGCTTCGGCGTCAACGCCGACGGCTCCACCTTCAAGGGCGACTACACCAAGCTCACCCCGGACGCGCTCGACGCGATGCGCATCGGTCCCGGCACCGCGCCGAAGGCCCTGCTGTACGCGCTGAAGGTGTTCGGCTGCGACGGCTCGACCAACGTCACCGCGCAGGCGCTGGACTGGTCGCTCGACCCGGACGGCGACGGCGACTTCTCCGACCACCTCGACGTGGTCAACCTGTCCCTGGGCTCCGACTACGGCGCGCCGGACGACCCCGACTCGCTGTTCGTGCGCAAGCTCAACGCCTCCGGCGTGGTGACCGTGTTCTCCGCGGGCAACGGCGGCGACCTGTACGACATCGGCGGCTCGCCGGGCAGCACCCCCGAGGCGCTGACCGTGGCGTCCACCCGCGACGCGTACGTGCTGCGCGACGCGGCCGAGGTGACCGCGCCCGCGGACGCCGCGGGCCGCAAGCCCGGCCAGTACAGCCAGAGCTACGACTACGAGGGCAAGTCCGTGACGGGACGGGTCGTGCCGCTGGGCGACCCGGCCAACAAGGACGGCTGCCTCCCGCTGTCGGCCGCCGACCAGGCCGCCGTGCGGGGCAACATCGCCTGGCTGGAGTGGGACGACAACGACGCGAGCCGGCGCTGCGGCTCGGTCGCGCGGGCGAACAACGTGACCGCCGCGGGCGCGGCCGGCGCGGTGTTCAGCTCCACCCTGGAGCACTTCGGCGCGGGCATCTCGGGCAACGCCGCCATCCCGGTCATCCAGCTGACCGGCGGCGCCACCGCCGCGCTGCGCCCGGCCCTGGCGGCGGGCACGCTCGCCGTCCGCCTCGCGGGCGACCTGCGGACCGTGTTCCCGACCAGGGACCAGTCCATCGCCGACACGCCGAGCACGTTCACCTCGCGCGGCGTGCGCGGCCCGGTCGTGAAGCCCGACGTCGCCGCGCCCGGTGACACCATCGCCTCGGCGTCGGTCGGCTCGGGCAACAAGACCTCGGTGCTCAGCGGCACGTCGATGGCCGCGCCGCACACCACGGGCATCGCCGCGCTGGTCCGCCAGGCCCACCCGGACTGGACGCCGGAAGAGGTCAAGGCCGCGATCATGAACAGCGCGTCGGCCGACGTGAAGGCGGGCGGGAAGACCTACGCGCCCAACCGCGTCGGCTCGGGCCGCATCGACGGCAAGGCGGCGCTGGACAACCAGGTGCTGGCCTACGTGCAGGACGACCCGGGCGCGGTCAGCGCGTCCTTCGGCGTCGTCGAGGTCGCCCGGCCCGTGGCGGTCGCCAAGACCATCAAGGTGGTCAACAAGTCCACGAAGTGGGTCGACTACGCCGTCGACTACCAGGCGCTGACCGAGATCCCCGGCGTCCGCTACGAGCTGTCGCAGAGCACCGTGCGCCTCAGCCCGCGCGGCGTCGCGAAGGTCAAGGTGACGCTGAGGATCGACAACCCGGCCGCGCTGCGCAAGACCGTCGACCCGACGGTGGAGCCGCTGCACCTCGGCACGCCGCGCCAGTTCCTGGCCGACGCGTCGGGCCGGGTCGTGCTCACCCCGCGGAACGGCTCGACGGTCGCCCTGCGCGTACCGGTGTACTCCGCGCCCAAGCCGGTGGCGGACATCACCACGCCGGACCGCGTGACCTTCCGCGGCGACGCGGCCCAGTCGGTGCTCAACCTGACCGGCCGGGGCGTCAACCAGGGCGCGTACAGGTCGCTCGTCAGCGTGCTGGAGCTGCAGAAGTCCTCGCCGAAGCTGCGCGAGTGCCGCCGCAACGTGACGACCGACTGCACGCTCAACGACACCGCCAAGGGCGGCGACCTCCGGTACGTGGGCGTCACGTCCACCGCGCCGCTGGCCAAGGCCCAGGGCGAGCCGCAGAGCGCGCTGCTCGCGTTCGGCATCGCGACCTGGGGCAACTGGTACAGCCTCGGCAAGAACACCATCCCGTTCGTCGACATCGACACCACGGGCGACGGCAAGCCCGACTTCGAGGTGTACGCGAACAAGCTGACCGACACCGACCTGCTGGTGGCCACCACGGTGAACCTCGCCACCGGCGCGACGGTCGACGTCCAGGCCGTCAACGGCCAGTTCGGCGACGTGGACACCAACGTGTCCGACACCAACGTGGTCGTCCTGCCGGTGCTGCTGACCGCGCTGGGGATCGACCCGGCCGGCGACACGGCGCGCATCTCGTACACGACGGGCGTGTCCGGCTTCTACGTCGCGCCGGGCGCGACGAACGGCCTGATCGACG
- the serA gene encoding phosphoglycerate dehydrogenase yields the protein MTKPVVLIAEKLAPSVLDVFGEGIEVRHVDGTDRPALLAAVADADALLVRSATKVDREVFAATTRLKVVARAGVGLDNVEVPAATERGVMVVNAPTSNIVSAAEHAVALLLAAARRIPAAHATLQNHEWKRGKFNGVEINGKTIGVVGLGKIGQLFAARLAAFGTTLIAYDPYVSKQRAAQLGIELVTLDELLERADAISIHLPKTPETKGLIGAEQLAKVKPGVIIVNAARGGLVDEEALAEAVKEGRVGGAGIDVFSTEPTTESPLFGLPNVVVTPHLGASTAEAQDRAGTDVARSVLLALRGDFVPDAVNVQGGGVVGEEVRPYLPLVQKLGAVVAALSAKAPTSVTVEVRGELSNEDVAVLPLAALRGVFSSVVEEQVTFVNAPNLAANLGVSVDLVKEPESANHRSLVTVRAVQADGAVITVSGTLTGLDQVEKLVGVNGRGFDLRAEGNVLLLEYPDRPGVMGTVGTLLGEAGVNVEAAQISQTKDGADAFMLLRVDRPVDTAVLNPIGAAVGARTARSVTFD from the coding sequence GTGACCAAGCCCGTTGTCCTGATCGCCGAGAAGCTAGCCCCGTCCGTTCTCGACGTCTTCGGCGAGGGCATCGAGGTGCGCCACGTCGACGGCACCGACCGCCCCGCCCTGCTGGCCGCCGTGGCCGACGCCGACGCGCTGCTGGTGCGCTCGGCGACGAAGGTGGACCGCGAGGTGTTCGCCGCCACCACCCGGCTGAAGGTCGTCGCCCGCGCGGGCGTCGGGCTGGACAACGTCGAGGTGCCCGCGGCCACCGAGCGCGGCGTCATGGTGGTGAACGCGCCGACGTCGAACATCGTCAGCGCCGCCGAGCACGCCGTCGCGCTGCTGCTCGCCGCGGCGCGGCGGATCCCGGCCGCGCACGCCACCCTCCAGAACCACGAGTGGAAGCGCGGGAAGTTCAACGGCGTCGAGATCAACGGCAAGACGATCGGCGTCGTCGGCCTCGGCAAGATCGGGCAGCTGTTCGCCGCGCGCCTGGCCGCCTTCGGCACCACGCTGATCGCCTACGACCCGTACGTGAGCAAGCAGCGCGCCGCCCAGCTCGGCATCGAGCTGGTGACGCTGGACGAGCTGCTGGAGCGCGCCGACGCGATCTCCATCCACCTGCCGAAGACGCCCGAGACCAAGGGCCTGATCGGCGCGGAGCAGCTCGCCAAGGTCAAGCCGGGCGTGATCATCGTGAACGCGGCGCGCGGCGGCCTGGTCGACGAGGAGGCGCTCGCGGAGGCCGTCAAGGAGGGCCGGGTCGGCGGCGCGGGCATCGACGTGTTCAGCACCGAGCCCACCACCGAGAGCCCGCTGTTCGGCCTGCCGAACGTGGTCGTGACGCCGCACCTGGGCGCGTCCACCGCCGAGGCGCAGGACCGCGCGGGCACGGACGTCGCCCGGTCGGTGCTGCTCGCGCTGCGGGGCGACTTCGTGCCCGACGCCGTGAACGTGCAGGGCGGCGGCGTGGTCGGCGAGGAGGTCCGCCCCTACCTGCCGCTGGTGCAGAAGCTGGGCGCGGTCGTCGCGGCGCTGTCCGCGAAGGCCCCGACGAGCGTCACGGTCGAGGTGCGCGGCGAGCTGTCCAACGAGGACGTGGCGGTGCTGCCGCTGGCGGCGCTGCGCGGCGTGTTCTCCAGCGTGGTGGAGGAGCAGGTCACCTTCGTCAACGCGCCGAACCTGGCGGCCAACCTCGGCGTGTCCGTCGACCTGGTGAAGGAGCCGGAGAGCGCGAACCACCGCAGCCTGGTCACGGTGCGCGCGGTGCAGGCCGACGGCGCGGTGATCACCGTCTCGGGCACCCTGACGGGCCTGGACCAGGTGGAGAAGCTCGTGGGCGTCAACGGGCGCGGCTTCGACCTGCGCGCCGAGGGGAACGTGCTGCTGCTGGAGTACCCGGACCGCCCCGGCGTGATGGGCACCGTCGGCACCCTGCTGGGCGAGGCGGGCGTGAACGTCGAGGCCGCGCAGATCAGCCAGACCAAGGACGGCGCGGACGCGTTCATGCTGCTGCGCGTCGACCGCCCGGTGGACACCGCCGTGCTGAACCCGATCGGCGCCGCGGTCGGCGCCCGCACGGCCCGGTCGGTCACCTTCGACTGA
- a CDS encoding helix-turn-helix transcriptional regulator yields the protein MRADRLVSLVLLLRQRGRLSATTLARELEVSTRTVLRDIEALSAAGVPVHAERGRHGGFALLPGFRTELTGLSHDEALALLVAGSRRGAQAFGLGSALASAMLKVVDALPESHRGAAAGVAERLLIDPETDLLSRRVAAEEVPDAVVAEVRRAVFAGRRLRIRYAAAGGAPRWRTVDPVGLVTVRDVGYLLATRSGADRTYRLSRISAAEELGEPARRPDRVDLDRAWRERGARFRAGGDQVVVLALVDPARREDLVGTALAVHAEGADPDGRLRLEVAFQDARHAEWALWQLATHAEVLAPRWLRASLRDRAAAIATRYGGSP from the coding sequence GTGCGCGCCGACCGGCTGGTCTCCCTGGTGCTGCTGCTGCGCCAGCGGGGCCGGCTGTCCGCGACCACGCTGGCCCGCGAGCTGGAGGTGTCCACCCGGACCGTGCTGCGCGACATCGAGGCGCTGTCCGCGGCCGGCGTCCCGGTCCACGCCGAACGCGGCCGGCACGGCGGCTTCGCGCTGCTGCCCGGTTTCCGGACCGAGCTGACCGGGCTGAGCCACGACGAGGCCCTCGCCCTGCTGGTCGCCGGGTCGCGGCGCGGCGCGCAGGCGTTCGGCCTCGGCTCGGCGCTCGCCTCCGCCATGCTCAAGGTGGTCGACGCGCTGCCCGAGAGCCACCGGGGCGCCGCGGCCGGCGTGGCCGAGCGCCTGCTGATCGACCCGGAGACCGACCTGCTCTCCCGTCGCGTGGCGGCCGAGGAGGTACCCGACGCCGTCGTGGCCGAGGTGCGGCGCGCGGTGTTCGCCGGTCGCCGGCTGCGCATCCGCTACGCGGCGGCGGGTGGCGCGCCGCGGTGGCGCACGGTCGACCCGGTCGGCCTGGTCACCGTGCGCGACGTGGGCTACCTGCTGGCCACGCGGTCCGGCGCGGACCGCACCTACCGGCTGTCCCGGATCTCCGCCGCCGAGGAGCTGGGCGAACCCGCGCGGCGACCGGACCGGGTCGACCTGGACCGGGCTTGGCGGGAGCGCGGCGCCCGCTTCCGGGCCGGCGGCGACCAGGTCGTCGTGCTGGCGCTGGTGGACCCGGCGCGGCGGGAGGACCTGGTGGGCACCGCGCTGGCCGTCCACGCCGAGGGAGCCGACCCGGACGGCCGGCTGCGGCTGGAGGTGGCCTTCCAGGACGCGCGGCACGCCGAGTGGGCGCTGTGGCAGCTCGCCACGCACGCGGAAGTCCTGGCGCCGCGGTGGTTGCGCGCCTCCCTGCGCGACCGGGCCGCGGCGATCGCCACCCGCTACGGCGGGTCGCCCTGA
- a CDS encoding RidA family protein, protein MERTAVNPWSWSVELGYNQGEVVSGHTRTLYCSGQTAMSGDGEPLHAGDLAAQLALSLDNLEAVLGEADMSLANLIRLNVYTTDVDLLFQHYGVLGSRLAAAGVAPPTTMLGVTRLAIPALMVELEGTAVA, encoded by the coding sequence GTGGAACGAACGGCGGTCAACCCGTGGTCGTGGTCGGTGGAGCTGGGGTACAACCAGGGCGAGGTCGTGTCCGGGCACACCCGGACCCTGTACTGCTCGGGGCAGACCGCGATGAGCGGCGACGGCGAGCCCCTGCACGCCGGTGACCTGGCGGCGCAGCTGGCGCTGAGCCTGGACAACCTGGAGGCGGTGCTCGGCGAGGCGGACATGTCGCTGGCGAACCTCATCCGGCTCAACGTCTACACCACCGACGTCGACCTGCTCTTCCAGCACTACGGCGTGCTGGGCTCGCGACTGGCCGCCGCCGGGGTCGCGCCGCCCACCACGATGCTCGGGGTGACCCGGCTGGCGATACCTGCCCTGATGGTGGAACTGGAGGGCACCGCCGTCGCGTGA
- a CDS encoding DUF397 domain-containing protein has translation MSDSAPIYDDKAHVRGNLDLTGAEWIRSDEGAEDEEEHVEIAFVEHTDGVTYTAMRNSAHPEGPVLVFTPAEWEAFILGVKDGEFDEPW, from the coding sequence ATGAGCGACAGCGCGCCGATCTACGACGACAAGGCCCACGTGCGGGGCAACCTCGACCTCACCGGGGCGGAGTGGATTCGCAGCGACGAGGGCGCGGAGGACGAGGAGGAGCACGTCGAGATCGCGTTCGTCGAGCACACCGACGGCGTGACCTACACGGCGATGCGCAACTCCGCCCACCCCGAGGGGCCGGTGCTGGTGTTCACGCCCGCCGAGTGGGAGGCGTTCATCCTGGGCGTCAAGGACGGGGAGTTCGACGAGCCCTGGTGA